A region of the Candidatus Paceibacterota bacterium genome:
AAATCGCTTTTTTAATTTCTGGTATTTTCTTTTCTTCTAGAATTTCCCCTGGCAGAAATTCTTTAAATTCATTTATATTTTTTTTAAGGAGGGGATAGATAATGAATCGAAGCCATCTTGAAGAAAGTCCTTCAGTTTCTGGATAAACAGGGACGAGGCCCCTTGTGTGTTTAAGTTCGTCATTTTCCTTCATTTTTTCATAAATAGGACTTGAAAGTAACATGCCGTCTGGCGCAGATTTAATTTTTCCTGCAAGACTTGCAATTGTGCCGGGTTTTAAAGTGTCTTCAAGGTATGGTTGGTTAAACCAGATTACTTTAAGTGTTCCTGTTTTATCTTGGATAAGCGCATCTGTTATAAAAAGCCTCTTTCTGAAGCTTTTTCTTGTATCTATTTCTTTAATTTCGCCCTCAATCGTAACTTCCTCTCCAATCTTAACATCAGAGATATTCTTTAAATTAGAAAAATCATTATATCTGTGAGGAAAATGAAAAAAAAGATCTTTTAATGTTTTAATCTTTAACCTTTGAAGTTTTTTTAAGTATGCTGGGCCTATATAACGAAATGATTCTATTGGTTGATTTAGCGCCATTTTTGATTTATGATAATTTAATATTATAAGCGATATAGAAGGCTTTATAAAGGTCAGATTATTTAATTTTATTTATAAATTATGGTTGGTATAGATTTTTTTAAAATAGCTTTTACGAGCTTTTTCTTTATTTTCCCATTTTTAATTTTTGGGTTAGTAATATTTTCAATTATTTTTTGGATTCTAATGCTTGTTGATGTTGTGAAGAGAGATTTTAAAAAAGAAGACGATAAAACAATGTGGGTATTGATAATCGCATTAACCGGATTCGTCGGAGCTTTAATTTATTATTTCATGATAAAAAGAAAAGTTCCAAAGAAAAAAACGAAAAATAAAAAATAGATAGAGCTTTAATTTATTGTAGGAATTTGCAGAAAGTTAGATTTTGGTGCCCTCAGCAGGAATCGAACCTGCATCTCAAGCTCCGCAAGCCTGCATTCTATCCGTTGAACTATGGGGGCATTTTAAAATCCTAGTTTTTTAAATATAATTTCACTTAAACTTATAGTTGTTTCTTTCTCTGCTAAGAAATTAAGAAGTATTTCTTTTATCTTTCCTATGTTTTTTTCTTCTATTGGAAGTGAAATGTTCTGGACAATACTTCCTTTTGTTTTTATATAAAGCTGTGGTATGTTTTCAAAAATCCAAAAACTTTTAAGATTTTTCCAGGGGAAAGTTTCTTTTCCTATTTTTATTCCCCCTCCTAAAATAGCATATGTGATCTTTTCTTTATTATTTGTTTGCATCATGAATATTAAAAATATTGCCATTAATATCGCAATTCCTCCGAATAGATTTTTTTGCAAAAATAGTATTATTGTAATCATTAATAGAAAAACAATTACACCTATCTTAAGAACCATGCTTTGTTGAGCACTCTTTTTAATTTTCCATTCAAAAAGCGTCTTTAAATTATCTACAGATGATTGATTATTTCCTTTCTCCTTTTTTATATTATCTAGTATTTTCATTTATTTAAGACACCTATCTGCTATTACGGTGGCTCCAAAAGCCTCTGGTTTTATTTTAACATCAA
Encoded here:
- a CDS encoding PLDc N-terminal domain-containing protein codes for the protein MVGIDFFKIAFTSFFFIFPFLIFGLVIFSIIFWILMLVDVVKRDFKKEDDKTMWVLIIALTGFVGALIYYFMIKRKVPKKKTKNKK